The Vagococcus penaei genome includes the window AGGCATTTTAAAAGCGTTAACCAAACATCAAGATATTTTTCCATTTAACAAAATCACATTATATGATACAGATGAAAAACGTCAAGAAGTAATTGGTCAATTCGGTGAAATTTTATTTAAAGAAGAAACCCCTGATATTGAATTTGCTTATACAACAGATAAGACAGAAGCCTTTACAGATGTTGATTTTGTTTTTTGCCAAATGCGTACTGGCGGTTATCCAATGCGTGAAAAAGATGAAAAAATTCCTTTGTCAATGGGAATGATTGGCCAAGAAACGTGTGGACCTGGTGGATTTGCCTATGGGATGCGCTCAATCCGTGACATGATTGAATTAGTGGAAGATGTTCGTCGATTGAGTCCAGATGCTTGGATTTTAAATTATACTAATCCAGCAGCTATTGTGGCACATGCTTTAAATATGGTATTCCCAGAAGATAAACGTATTTTGAATATCTGTGACCAACCTGTTAATCTATTGCGTTCATTTGGTCGTTTGATTAATCGCGATTTTAATGAGTTTGAACCAACTTACTTCGGTTTAAATCATTTTGGGTGGTTTACTCATGTTTATGATAAAGATGGGAATGATTTGTTACCGGAGATTAAAGATTATACACTGAAAAATGGTTTTTTACCTGTCGATGCTGAACAAAGAGATCAATCGTGGTTGGATACCTATGCTATGGTTGAAAATATGATTCGAGATTTTCCAGATTATTTACCAAATACTTATTTACAATATTACCTTTATCCAAATTACAAATTATCTAGTTTAGATCCTAATTATACGCGTGCCAATGAAGTGATGGACGGCCGTGAAAAACGAGTATTTGAAGAATGTCGAAGAATTGTTGCTGTTGGTACGGCAAAAGATTCTCATATTGTTCATAACGATGCCCATGGTGATATGATTGTTGAAGTTGCAGCGTCAATCTATGGAAACTTACGTCGAACATTTATCGTTATTGTGCCAAACAAGGGAATTGTTTCGAATTTATCGGATGACTTAATGATTGAAGTCGCAGCATCTTTAGGTGCAAATGGCCCTGCACCATATGCAGTCGGTAAAATTGGTACTTTTTATAAAGGGTTAATTGAAGGGCAATATGCGTATGAGAAACTAACTTGTGAAGCATATTTAGAAAAATCATATACTAAAGCTTTACAGGCATTAACGTTAAATAGAACAATAGGTGATGCAACAAAGGCTCGTCAAATATTAGATGCTTTAATTGAAGCCAATTGTGATTACTGGCCAGAATTAAATTAATAAAGGCACTGTCCTAAAAGTGTGTGGTGAGAGAGCAAGTGATAGTTCTCTCACTTTTTATAGATAAAATGAAAACGATTTTTTGGAGGGTAATATGAATAAAGCAAAATTGTTAGAAGGCTTTCAAAAATTAGGGAAAGTACTAATGGCTCCGGTTTTAATTTTACCAATTTCTGGTATTTTAGTTGGTATTGGTAGTGCTTTTAGTAATCCTAACTTAATTAAGCTAGTTCCATTTTTAGGTAGCACATTTTTTGTGTATCTCTTTCAAATTATAAAAGCAGCGGGTAATGTTGTAAATGATCATATTCCTGTTATTTTTGCAATGGCCATTGCCTACGGATTTGCAAAATCAGAAAAAGGAACAGCTGCTTTATCCGGTTTTTTAGGGTACATGACTATGAATACAGTTATGGGCACATTTTTGACACTTGGGGGAACGATAACGCCAGAAGAATTATTGACCGGACAAAAAAGTATTTTAGGGATTTTAACGTTAGATACAGGTGTTTTTGGGGGGATTTTAATTGGTCTATTGGTCAGTTATCTTCATAATAAATATTACAAAATTGAGTTGCCACCAGTATTATCTTTGTTTAATGGAACAAGATCAATACCAGCGATTACAATAATTGCATCTTGCTTTGCAGGTTTAGCTATGTCCTTTATTTTTCCACCGATTCAATCAGGACTAAATTTATCATCTGAATTTATTGTGGCAACTGGTTCGTTTGGTGCATTTTTATATGGATTATTGGAGCGTTTATTATTACCTTTTGGACTACATCATTTTATTTATCTACCATTCTTTTTTACAAGCTTAGGTGGTGTTGCTGATATTGGTGGTGAAGTAGTAGAAGGTGCAGTTAATATCTATAACGCTATTCTCAATACACCGGGTGCTAAATTTGATATAAGTGTCAGTCGTTTTTTAATGAATGGTAAAGTCATTTTTGCTATGTGTGGCTTACCGGGTGCAGCATTTGCAATATATAAAACAGCGTTACCACAAAACAGGAAAAAAATTGCATCACTAATGATTGCTGTTGTCATTCCCTGTGCACTTATGGGGATTAGTGAACCACTTGAGTACAGCTTTTTATTTGTGGCACCAGCATTGTTTGGCATTCATGCTATTTTTTCTGGGTTAGCCTATTTTATTACTTATATTGTACAATTCAATGTTGTTGGATCAGCCGCTTTTGGAGGTCCTTTTATGTCTTTGATTTTTAATGGTATCTTAGGTGCTGACAAAGGATCAAATTGGTTATGGGTATTTCCATTAGGAGTTACTTACTTCCTTGTTTATTATTTTGTTTTTAAGTTTGCTATTGAGAAATGGAATTTAAAAACACCTGGTCGTGAAATAGAATTAATGGTTGAAGATGAGACTGTATCTTCTTCTGAAAATGATTTTTTAAGTCAATTAGTTGAGGCTGTTGGAGGAAAAGATAATATTATTAAGGTTGATGCTTGCTTTACTCGGCTACGTTTAACTCTTGAAAATCCAGACAAAGTCTCAGAAAAATCAGTTTTTACAACGACATTAAGTGCAAATGGTGTTGTGAACGTTACATCAGGTATTCAAATTATTTATGGAAATAAGGCGGCAGTCTATAAAACAGAATTAAGAGAATACTTGGGTATGGAATAGATAGTAATGCTCAACCTATAAGATGTATTAGTGGATTGATAGATCCATTAATACGTCTTATTCATTTTTAAGTTAAAAAAAATCTTATTAATACCTATTGATTTTATATAATACGTCATATATAATTCAATCATACGTAATATATAGGAGGAGAACAGAACATGAAGCAGGTTTATCAATTTCACGAAGGTCAAGGGAGTATGCGTCAATTATTAGGTGGTAAAGGAGCAAACTTGGCAGAAATGACACGTTTAGGCTTACCAGTACCGCCAGGTTTTACGATTACAACTGAAGCATGCATCCACTACTTAGCAAACGGTAAGCGCTTAACGACTGAATTGAAAAACGAAATTGAAGGACATTTATCAGAGTTAGAGAAACAAACAGGAAAATCTATCAATGATACGTCTGATTTATTATTATTGTCTGTTCGAAGTGGTTCTAAGTTTTCAATGCCTGGGATGATGGATACGATTTTGAATCTTGGGTTGAATGATAAAAATGTTGAAGTTTTCGCCGAATTAACAGGTAATCCACAATTTGCTTATGATTGCTACCGTCGTTTGTTACAAATGTATGGTAATGTTGTTTGTGGTATTGAAGGATACTTTTTTGAAGGCGTTTTAGAAACAGTTAAAAATAAATATGGTGTAAAACAAGATTATGATTTGACGGTAGAGCAATTAAAAGAAATTATTGCCGCATTTAAACAAGTCTATCTTGATCATGATAAACAAGAATTTCCACAAGATGTAAGAGAACAAATGTATCAATCAATTGAAGCCGTTTTTTCATCATGGAATAATAATCGTGCTCGTGTCTATCGTGAGCTACATGGGATTGATCACAATTTAGGGACCGCTGTGAATATTCAAGCGATGGTCTTTGGAAATAGTGGCGACCAAAGTGGAACTGGCGTCTTATTCACACGCAATCCAGCTACTGGTGAACACAAGTTGTTTGGAGAATATTTAATTAATGCTCAAGGTGAAGATGTTGTTGCGGGTGTACGAACACCACTAGACATCAGTCATTTAGAAAAAGAGATGCCAGAAGTTTATGCAGATTTATTCAAAATGGCAACCAACTTAGAAAAACACTATAAAGATATGCAAGATATTGAGTTTACGATTGATAATAAAAAACTCTACTTGTTACAAACACGTAATGGTAAACGGACAGCACAAGCTGCAGTGAAAATAGCTGTCGATATGGTAGAAGAAGGTCTAGTGACTAAGGATGAAGCATTAATGATGATTGAACCTGAGTCAATTAATAGTTTATTGCATCCTGTTTTTGATAGTACACAGATTAAAGAGGACCAAATTCTATCAACTAATGGTTTGCCTGCCAGTCCAGGCTCAGCAACTGGTAAAATTTGTTTTGATACAGAAGCGGCTAAAGTAATGACTAGTCAAGGTCATGCAGTAGTCTTGGTTCGTCAAGAAACGTCACCGGAAGATATTGAAGGTATGGTAATCAGTAAAGCTATTGTGACCAGTCGTGGGGGTATGACATCTCATGCAGCAGTCGTTGCTCGGGGCATGGGAACTTGTTGTGTTGCTGGCTGTTCTGATTTAGAAGTAAATGAAGAACTAAAACAAGTGAGATGTGGCGATACAGTGCTAACTGAGGGAGATATTCTTTCAGTTGATGGCTCTAAAGGTCATTTATACGTTGGTGAAATTCCGTTAATCATAAGTGAAAATAATGACTATCTAGATACTATTTTAGATTGGGCACAAGAGCGTGCGCGTTTAGCTATTCGTATGAATGCTGAAACGGTGACTGACATTCAAGCAGGTTTAGACTTTAATGCTGCTGGTATCGGTTTGGTTCGTACGGAACATATGTTTTTCGCTCCAGCTCGTTTGAAAGAAATGCGTCGTTTTATCTTGTCACGTAATACAGAAGAACGTCAAAAAGCATTAGATATTATTTTAAATTACCAATTAGATGATTTTAAAGAAATCTTTGATACAATTGCTGAAAAACCAGCAGTTATTCGTTTATTAGACCCACCATTGCATGAGTTTGTTCCAACAAAACTAAGCGAGATTGAGAAATTAGCGGTAGAATTAGAACTAGATAGTAATGTATTAACTAGTCGCATTAATGAATTACATGAAGTCAATCCAATGTTGGGACACCGTGGCTGTCGTTTAGCCGTAACTTATCCTGAGTTATATTTAATGCAGGCTGAGGCTATCATTCGTAGTGCAATCGAGCGTCAAAAAACAACTGGTTTACGCGTATCGCCAGAGATTATGATTCCTTTAGTTGGGATGACACCAGAAGTAACAATTCTAAAAGAAAAAATTGTGGCACATATTAATCAAATTATTGATGCCGAAGCAGTTGAAATTGATTATACTGTAGGTACTATGATTGAAATTCCAAGAGCTTGTTTAATTGCAGATGAAATTGCGGAAGAAGCTGATTTCTTTAGTTTTGGAACGAACGACTTAACACAAATGACATTTGGATTTTCACGTGATGATGCTGGGAAATTTATTCAACAGTATGAAGAACAAGGCATCTTACCGAAAGATCCGTTCCAAACGCTAGATGTTGAAGGCGTTGGTGAGTTAATTAAAGTTGCGGTAGAACGAGCACGCTCTGTACGTCCGGATTTAAAAATTGGTGTTTGTGGCGAATTGGGTGGCGACCCTGCATCAATTAAATATTTTGACAAGTGGGGCTTAGACTATGTGTCATGTTCACCATTTAGAATTCCAATTGCTTACCTAGCAGCAGCGCAAAGTCAAATCGAACAATCATAGGATTATGTTAAAATGAGGGGTTAAGATGGAATTATCAGATCGTCAAAAAAAAATTATTGATATTGTGAAGCATCATGAACCAATCAGCGGAGATAAAATTGCAGAAGAACTTGGTTTAACTAAACCGACATTGCGTAGCGATTTAGCTGTTTTGACGATGACGGGCATTCTAGATGCTCGACCAAAAGTTGGTTATGTGTATTCGGGTATCGCTTTTGAACCGCTCCTTCATGACCGTTTGTTTAATACAACTGTCAGTGAATTGATGTCAACACCAGTGATTGTGTATCCAGAAACAACAATTAGAGATGCGACAACATCATTGTTTATGTATGATTGCGGGTCGTTATATGTGATTGATCAAGAAACCAAACAATTGGTTGGTATTGTTTCTCGAAAAGACTTACTACGCAGTTTGTTAAATAATCAAGATAACGATTTAGCCATTGCGATTATTATGACACGCATGCCTAATTTAGTTTTAGCGACACCAGATATGACTGTTTTACAAGCTGGTGAATTATTAGTCAATCATGAAATAGATTCCTTGCCGGTCATTGGAGATAGGGCGGCCAAGGAAGTAGTTGGTAAGTTGTCAAAAACGCGAATTATGCAGCATTTTATTCAGATGGGAAGTGACCAGTAACAATGAATACGTTACAGGAAAGACGAGAGAAAAAATTAACGCTATTTGTTATATCTGATTCAATT containing:
- a CDS encoding helix-turn-helix transcriptional regulator, giving the protein MELSDRQKKIIDIVKHHEPISGDKIAEELGLTKPTLRSDLAVLTMTGILDARPKVGYVYSGIAFEPLLHDRLFNTTVSELMSTPVIVYPETTIRDATTSLFMYDCGSLYVIDQETKQLVGIVSRKDLLRSLLNNQDNDLAIAIIMTRMPNLVLATPDMTVLQAGELLVNHEIDSLPVIGDRAAKEVVGKLSKTRIMQHFIQMGSDQ
- a CDS encoding PTS transporter subunit EIIC, whose protein sequence is MNKAKLLEGFQKLGKVLMAPVLILPISGILVGIGSAFSNPNLIKLVPFLGSTFFVYLFQIIKAAGNVVNDHIPVIFAMAIAYGFAKSEKGTAALSGFLGYMTMNTVMGTFLTLGGTITPEELLTGQKSILGILTLDTGVFGGILIGLLVSYLHNKYYKIELPPVLSLFNGTRSIPAITIIASCFAGLAMSFIFPPIQSGLNLSSEFIVATGSFGAFLYGLLERLLLPFGLHHFIYLPFFFTSLGGVADIGGEVVEGAVNIYNAILNTPGAKFDISVSRFLMNGKVIFAMCGLPGAAFAIYKTALPQNRKKIASLMIAVVIPCALMGISEPLEYSFLFVAPALFGIHAIFSGLAYFITYIVQFNVVGSAAFGGPFMSLIFNGILGADKGSNWLWVFPLGVTYFLVYYFVFKFAIEKWNLKTPGREIELMVEDETVSSSENDFLSQLVEAVGGKDNIIKVDACFTRLRLTLENPDKVSEKSVFTTTLSANGVVNVTSGIQIIYGNKAAVYKTELREYLGME
- the ppdK gene encoding pyruvate, phosphate dikinase; its protein translation is MKQVYQFHEGQGSMRQLLGGKGANLAEMTRLGLPVPPGFTITTEACIHYLANGKRLTTELKNEIEGHLSELEKQTGKSINDTSDLLLLSVRSGSKFSMPGMMDTILNLGLNDKNVEVFAELTGNPQFAYDCYRRLLQMYGNVVCGIEGYFFEGVLETVKNKYGVKQDYDLTVEQLKEIIAAFKQVYLDHDKQEFPQDVREQMYQSIEAVFSSWNNNRARVYRELHGIDHNLGTAVNIQAMVFGNSGDQSGTGVLFTRNPATGEHKLFGEYLINAQGEDVVAGVRTPLDISHLEKEMPEVYADLFKMATNLEKHYKDMQDIEFTIDNKKLYLLQTRNGKRTAQAAVKIAVDMVEEGLVTKDEALMMIEPESINSLLHPVFDSTQIKEDQILSTNGLPASPGSATGKICFDTEAAKVMTSQGHAVVLVRQETSPEDIEGMVISKAIVTSRGGMTSHAAVVARGMGTCCVAGCSDLEVNEELKQVRCGDTVLTEGDILSVDGSKGHLYVGEIPLIISENNDYLDTILDWAQERARLAIRMNAETVTDIQAGLDFNAAGIGLVRTEHMFFAPARLKEMRRFILSRNTEERQKALDIILNYQLDDFKEIFDTIAEKPAVIRLLDPPLHEFVPTKLSEIEKLAVELELDSNVLTSRINELHEVNPMLGHRGCRLAVTYPELYLMQAEAIIRSAIERQKTTGLRVSPEIMIPLVGMTPEVTILKEKIVAHINQIIDAEAVEIDYTVGTMIEIPRACLIADEIAEEADFFSFGTNDLTQMTFGFSRDDAGKFIQQYEEQGILPKDPFQTLDVEGVGELIKVAVERARSVRPDLKIGVCGELGGDPASIKYFDKWGLDYVSCSPFRIPIAYLAAAQSQIEQS
- a CDS encoding 6-phospho-alpha-glucosidase, which gives rise to MKKNNIVIVGGGSTWSPGILKALTKHQDIFPFNKITLYDTDEKRQEVIGQFGEILFKEETPDIEFAYTTDKTEAFTDVDFVFCQMRTGGYPMREKDEKIPLSMGMIGQETCGPGGFAYGMRSIRDMIELVEDVRRLSPDAWILNYTNPAAIVAHALNMVFPEDKRILNICDQPVNLLRSFGRLINRDFNEFEPTYFGLNHFGWFTHVYDKDGNDLLPEIKDYTLKNGFLPVDAEQRDQSWLDTYAMVENMIRDFPDYLPNTYLQYYLYPNYKLSSLDPNYTRANEVMDGREKRVFEECRRIVAVGTAKDSHIVHNDAHGDMIVEVAASIYGNLRRTFIVIVPNKGIVSNLSDDLMIEVAASLGANGPAPYAVGKIGTFYKGLIEGQYAYEKLTCEAYLEKSYTKALQALTLNRTIGDATKARQILDALIEANCDYWPELN